The region TAATCCAGTCGCAAAGCGGCTTATTGTTGATATGCGCAAAACTCAAGACCTACTTAAGGATAGAGATTTTTCCGAATGGGTGGGTATTGCTAAAGAAAAAGCTGCGGACCTTGCAACTCTCGTTATTGGTGTTTGGCTTGGTATGCTGCTTTCTAGCATATCAGGCAAAGTTTATTCTTATTTTGTGAGCACCAGTTTTCGTAAAGCTTTGCGTAAAAAAGATTATGAGTATGCAACCGATATTTTAGAAGATTTAGTCGTTGATAGAAAAAAAGCAGAGCTTCGCAAACGGTTAAGCGAATTTTTGCATGAATTAAATCTAGAGGAAGCTAAAGGTCTAATCCTCGAATATGTTGATGACCAGGAGATGAAAGATAAGCTAATTCACTTTATTGTTCAGATTCATAAGAAATCTAAAATTTGCAGTTAGTCATTATTAACTGTTTCATTTTTAGGTGAAGCTTCCCTCTTTTAATTTGCAAAAAAACTCCTTTTAGTCGCTCTTCAGGGCGGTGTCCTATAAGTGCCATTTACGATCCGGAAATGCTTTTTTCAATTCACCTAAATACTTTCGTTTGCTGTATATAAGCGTGAGCTTTTTTCGATTTTATTTCTTTCTTGAAGTGTCTTTGCGTAGTCGGGGTACTGATACGAGAATTGCTAGTTCAAACTGATAAGCTGCTTTAAGAGTTCGATAACGACTTTGTGAAATTGGTTTATTCTTTTTCCGTTGGTATTCAGATCGAGTACTTGAACTCGTACAAGCCGCAGGTCGAGGGATTTTAAGTCTGAAAATAGCCATTTCACACGTTTTCACGGGTTGTCATTTATAGTCATTAAGCAGTTTTAATCATTAAGTTAAATCTCTTTGTTGACTTCACTGGTCGTCACCCGATATACTGCTCCATACCTGTTCAAGTGGGGACAGAGTGGGGACTGGAAACGGGGGCAAAATGACAAAGTGGCTTACATCAACGTATCCCGGGGTTCGGTGCAGGGATCATACAACCCGTAAAAACGGTCGTGTGAAGATGGATAGATACTTCGCTATACGCTTTCAGATAGATGGAGAGCGTAAAGAGGAAGGGTTAGGTTGGGCATCTGAAGGATGGACAGCAGAGAAGGCTGCTGACGAGTTGGCAAAGCTTAAAAGGGCAGCAAGATCTGGAAGTGGACCACGCACATTGCGTGAAGTTCGTAAGGCCAAAGAACGGGAAATTAGTGAACAGAAGTCTCGAGAAATTTCTCTTAATAGTTACTATTATGAATATTATTTACCTTTTGCAAAGCAAAGTAAGCCTGGATCTTGGGATAAAGAAGAATCTCATATGCGTCTCCACATTGATCCTGTGCTGGGGAATGTGCTTCTCTGCGATATTCAGATTCCTCATTGGGATGATCTCGTTCTCGCCTTGAGTAAGAAAAAACTGTCTCAGAGATCTATAGAATATATTACTGGATCTCTGCGCCGTGTTTTGAAACATGCGCTACGCCGAAAGATTGTGACTATACCTCCACCATCTGGAAAAGACATTGGAGCCACTGCACCAAAGAACAACCGCAGACAGAGAATCATTACTCCTGCTGAGCGTAGAAAGATTATGTCCACCCTCGAAGAGCAGGATCATTCGTCATGGATGATTACGCAGTTTGCTTTTCTTACAGGCTGTAGGGCAGGGGAAGCCTTCAAGCTAGAGTGGCGCAATGTCAGTTCCACCCATGTTATTTTCGAAAAGACCAAGAACGCTGAGTCAAGGTGTATTCCCATTTCTGGTCCGCTGGCAGAACTCATATCCGAATTGCAGCGCACTAGCCCTATAGAAAAGGTTTTCCTGAACAGCAGGGGGCTTCCCTATAATGAAGCTCCCACTGCATTTGCCCGTGTAACCAACAGTCTTGGGTTCAACGAAGGGCGAGATAGATTGGACCGTATCAGTTTTCATACAATTCGACATACCGTAGCAACCGAACTGGCAAAGGTACTGGATCTTCGTTCTCTTATGGATGTCATGGGCTGGAAAGTTCCGGCTATGGCTTTACGCTATATGCACGGCGATGAGGAGGCTGCACGGTCAGCTCTTGATATGCTTGGTGATAGCGGAGATGGTGGTAAGGTGATTCCTTTTCGGAAGCGGGGGTAGGGTGAATTTTGACGGTTGTTATCATTAATTATGCTTGACTCGGGCGAGGCTTGGGCGTGGGAACGCGATTTGAATAATAGTGGAGTCGGGCCCAATCTGGTTTGCCCTGAAAGATGAAACGTTACGTGAAAGTATATTTGGAACTGAATTCTCAGCTTTAGTTGCCTTTTGTTGGTCATCAAATTGAACTTATCTAGAGCTGTACTTCTTTAGCCAAACATACCGTCTATGAGTACTGATTTCTAACGGCTTGGGTACATCATAAACAGGATAGCAAGTCCGATTAATTGCTTTACCTCTTTGATTTTAAATTAATTAGTGCAATGCTTGTCCTCATCTGTGTCTTTCTGAGGTTACGTTTTCACAACTCAGGAGTGGCTACAAAACTAGGACAATACAATTGTCAGTCAATATAAGGGCTTGTTTTCTTGTAACTTGAAATAAAGTTAGTTACAAATAATAATGTTAGTCCATTAAAGATAAGGCAAATTCACTTAATCGCAAAACACGCAAGCAACAAAGAGTAATAATAGACATTCAAATTGGGTAAAGAGATTTATCTCTCTTTTTAGTCATGGATTATATTATATATCTTTCCCAAGGATCCAAGATGCTCACAATATACCAAATTCCTTTGATTTCAATTTTTCTTGCAACTATAGTCCCTACTATTTCTCTGATTTCTATTAATGTAAATCAGTTTACCAAACGTCAAATAAATAGCTCGCTATTGTTAATAACTGTCACAGGAGCAGTTTTAAGCGTGTTATTTCACCTTACGGCAAATACTCTATTGGTCCATGTCTCGGGAAACTTTGACGCTCTACTTATTAGAAACATTTCAGCTTGTATTCTCTCGCTATCTATTTTCTTTGTAATGAGTGAAAGAACTTTCTGCGAGATGCTTAGCTATAAAGCTCGTCTTTATACAATTTCTGGAATCAGTCTGTTCTTTTTGGCTACAACTTTTTTTTCCATAGCTGTATTGAACACCGTTTTTACGCTTTACACGGCGATATGTCTCTTTGATCTGGTCCAAAATAACAAAAAAAACACGGCAGAACCCAATGGACATATCGGGGCGGAAACAGAGAAAGACATTCCGTTCAAACATAAGCCTAATGTGTATATTCTGCTACTGGAGTCGTTTCATTCTCCAGATGTGTTAAAAGAAATATATGATATTGACAGTTCTGCACTGTGCTCATATTTGGAAAAAAAGAGTTTCACCATATATGATAATGTATACAGTAATCTGACCTGGACGGTTGCGACAATTTCCAACTTAATCTGGCCCAGAAGCCTTTATGATTATAATCGGGATGAGAGAAGCTTGCAGGTAACTCCCTCTGAAATCTTGTCCACTTTTAAAAAAAATAATTACTGCCTGAACTTTTTCGCTAGTGAATTATTGGAAAACATATTCAGCGAGATTTTTGACAATGTAAGTTCAAACGCTTCAAATATAAAATTCAAGTTGAATCAATTGTTTGCCCCGATACTTGCGCAATCATCACTTCTTCGCAAAAGACTTTCCGTTGAAGATATTTTTGAACATAAATATTATTTTGAGGAGATGCTGTCTAAACTACAAACAGTCATCATTAATAATAAAGACAGACCTCAAATGAGCTGGATTCATTTCGGAGCAAATCATTCGGATATTCGGGTAAACTGGGATAAACTTGAGAGTTTTGAAGAAGACTACAGGAAACTTTATTCAACAGCAGAAAAAAATTTTATAAAAGCAGTAGACACAATTTTAAAAAATGACCCCCAAGCCCTAATTGTTGCAGTTGGAGACCACGGAGCAAGACGCTTTAACCATATCGAATGCGGTGAAAGTGACGATCCAAACGTAACAATAGAACAACGTGGATACTCACCAAGTCTTATATCAAAAGATCAATGCGGAGTTTTTTTGGGAATTCGCTGGCCTGTAGATCATTTCTCAAAAGGAGAAATATTATCACATGTTAGAATTTTCGATCATATAATAGCTGCGCTTAGCGAAGATGCTACACATCTTGAAAACATGATGCCTAATGAGTCCTTTTGCCGATCTGGTCAATTTGGGCGTCTTTTAGTCGCCAGAGACGGAGTTGCGCTGAATAAATGGGAAAAAATTAATAAGGAGGAACAGCTTTCTTTTTATCTGAAGGAGGTAAAAAATAACCCCAAAAACATGTCTTGCCATCTTGAACTTGCTTCTAAGTATCTGGAAGTAGGCCAACGGGATCAGGGAATTCAACTTCTTATTAAGATTTGTAAAGAATTTCCTAACAATGATGAAGCATACCTTTTATTAATTAATGACCTTCTAAAACAAAAAAAACTAGAAGAAGCTCAAAAATATGCCCTTATGGCTATCCACATTGCACCCAAATCAAGTAAGGCCTTCTATTACCTTGCAGTAATAGCGGAGCGACAGGAAAGAGATAAAGACTCAGGCCAATTCATAGCCAAAGCCATCCAACTGGCCGGGGATAAAGTTGTTCCAAACACATGGTACCTTATGTATGCTCAGACTCTTGCCCGTAAGAGTGATTATTCTAAAATAACAAGCCTTGTGAAAAATACAAAAGGGAAC is a window of Desulfovibrio sp. UCD-KL4C DNA encoding:
- a CDS encoding tetratricopeptide repeat protein; its protein translation is MSKVENFLCAVCFILTLTFFIGISESRAVAQEKPAVVTEISSGNTAQEFIDNGQYDLAVSTLKDGLQLYPKSDWLYSLLGRAYFKMGDLESAEAQFRHALEINKNNPVAKRLIVDMRKTQDLLKDRDFSEWVGIAKEKAADLATLVIGVWLGMLLSSISGKVYSYFVSTSFRKALRKKDYEYATDILEDLVVDRKKAELRKRLSEFLHELNLEEAKGLILEYVDDQEMKDKLIHFIVQIHKKSKICS
- a CDS encoding site-specific integrase, giving the protein MTKWLTSTYPGVRCRDHTTRKNGRVKMDRYFAIRFQIDGERKEEGLGWASEGWTAEKAADELAKLKRAARSGSGPRTLREVRKAKEREISEQKSREISLNSYYYEYYLPFAKQSKPGSWDKEESHMRLHIDPVLGNVLLCDIQIPHWDDLVLALSKKKLSQRSIEYITGSLRRVLKHALRRKIVTIPPPSGKDIGATAPKNNRRQRIITPAERRKIMSTLEEQDHSSWMITQFAFLTGCRAGEAFKLEWRNVSSTHVIFEKTKNAESRCIPISGPLAELISELQRTSPIEKVFLNSRGLPYNEAPTAFARVTNSLGFNEGRDRLDRISFHTIRHTVATELAKVLDLRSLMDVMGWKVPAMALRYMHGDEEAARSALDMLGDSGDGGKVIPFRKRG
- a CDS encoding sulfatase-like hydrolase/transferase, whose translation is MLFHLTANTLLVHVSGNFDALLIRNISACILSLSIFFVMSERTFCEMLSYKARLYTISGISLFFLATTFFSIAVLNTVFTLYTAICLFDLVQNNKKNTAEPNGHIGAETEKDIPFKHKPNVYILLLESFHSPDVLKEIYDIDSSALCSYLEKKSFTIYDNVYSNLTWTVATISNLIWPRSLYDYNRDERSLQVTPSEILSTFKKNNYCLNFFASELLENIFSEIFDNVSSNASNIKFKLNQLFAPILAQSSLLRKRLSVEDIFEHKYYFEEMLSKLQTVIINNKDRPQMSWIHFGANHSDIRVNWDKLESFEEDYRKLYSTAEKNFIKAVDTILKNDPQALIVAVGDHGARRFNHIECGESDDPNVTIEQRGYSPSLISKDQCGVFLGIRWPVDHFSKGEILSHVRIFDHIIAALSEDATHLENMMPNESFCRSGQFGRLLVARDGVALNKWEKINKEEQLSFYLKEVKNNPKNMSCHLELASKYLEVGQRDQGIQLLIKICKEFPNNDEAYLLLINDLLKQKKLEEAQKYALMAIHIAPKSSKAFYYLAVIAERQERDKDSGQFIAKAIQLAGDKVVPNTWYLMYAQTLARKSDYSKITSLVKNTKGNLEAIESFLDWEMQYLAFLNGVNDLFFDWVEDVIISAKPLMKDSFIEKKLILSMATQKWALAEEAAQTLLNNNNFQIGVYAALSSALEQQGKIMEALKILSDGLSKTKSQNLLEQIGLMARRNNIHHPDFVPMKIFAQKQISSKTKNWEKMSAFDNEWYLRTYKKILHGLSPLEHYIQNSTTLMLNPNENFNTAFYYLNSPSIFMQGIDASVHYNQFGKHEFSRPKAICILNRSMNYDLNWKKV